A part of Pectinatus sottacetonis genomic DNA contains:
- a CDS encoding LysR family transcriptional regulator: MTQLPSIQQLENFVIYGKVRNFTAAAREANITQSAFSFQMKKLEELIGIQLIARSNRGSDLTEIGEDFFQRVQKIIDELSGCIYDIKRINGHKITLAVGTLMSLGDVLMNQHVEYFQEHNMNFMINVYNLEAHELWKQLENDKLDIISTFFMPQLDMDKYEKRFFCKEKMVYYAPNLGIDGSKINMDVIKNYDLAQYSPYYLMNAIIKDFFISYGIAPTVKTWLSTPYAIMHYCQQNEAGSILSKRLLNAMHIQSGYYEIMPQFELECYLLYKRNNPKYKIMKIFIEHIQEFYKNKL, translated from the coding sequence ATGACGCAGCTGCCAAGTATTCAGCAATTAGAGAATTTCGTTATTTATGGTAAAGTCAGGAATTTTACAGCCGCGGCAAGAGAGGCTAATATCACACAATCAGCTTTTAGTTTTCAAATGAAGAAACTGGAAGAACTTATTGGTATTCAACTGATAGCACGATCAAACAGAGGAAGTGATTTAACTGAGATAGGGGAAGACTTTTTTCAGCGTGTACAAAAGATTATTGATGAATTATCTGGTTGTATTTATGATATTAAAAGAATAAATGGTCATAAGATCACCTTAGCTGTTGGAACTTTGATGTCGTTGGGAGATGTTCTCATGAATCAGCATGTGGAATATTTTCAGGAACATAATATGAATTTTATGATTAATGTATATAATTTAGAAGCACATGAGCTTTGGAAACAATTAGAAAATGACAAGCTCGATATAATATCTACGTTTTTTATGCCTCAATTGGATATGGATAAGTATGAGAAAAGATTTTTTTGCAAAGAAAAAATGGTTTATTATGCACCTAATCTTGGAATAGATGGCAGCAAAATCAATATGGATGTGATAAAAAATTATGATTTGGCACAGTATTCGCCTTATTATTTAATGAATGCAATTATAAAAGATTTTTTTATTTCTTATGGAATAGCACCAACGGTTAAAACATGGCTTTCTACGCCGTATGCTATTATGCATTATTGCCAGCAGAATGAGGCAGGGAGTATTTTGTCGAAAAGATTATTAAATGCTATGCATATACAATCAGGATATTATGAAATTATGCCGCAGTTTGAACTTGAGTGTTATCTTTTATATAAACGTAATAATCCTAAATATAAGATCATGAAAATTTTTATCGAGCATATACAGGAGTTTTATAAAAATAAATTATAA
- the aroF gene encoding 3-deoxy-7-phosphoheptulonate synthase, with amino-acid sequence MIVIMNPDATCREVKNVVDAIENVGMEAKIMEGSKQKIVGLIGDKSNINSLSLEALPGVDHTVPISKSYKLASREFHPQSSIVNIGGIKIGRGNFVIMAGPCAVESLEQLLESAKIAKAGGAQFLRGGAYKPRTSPYSFQGLKNEGLKYLAEARNQTGLKVITEVTEVEAVETISKYADMLQVGARNMQNFRLLKEVGQTNMPVLLKRGLSATLEEWLNAAEYIMKEGNNNVVLCERGIRTYETYTRNTLDMSAVAAIKHLSHLPIIVDPSHGTGKWRMVKPMSFAAVAAGADGLMIEMHPDPAKALSDGQQSLTPENYLEVTKGVYKIANFMKQEKLTITQL; translated from the coding sequence ATGATAGTTATAATGAACCCGGATGCAACTTGCCGAGAAGTAAAAAATGTAGTAGATGCAATTGAAAATGTTGGAATGGAAGCAAAAATCATGGAGGGCAGTAAACAGAAAATAGTAGGGCTGATAGGTGATAAAAGCAATATTAATTCTTTATCATTAGAAGCATTACCTGGGGTTGATCATACGGTACCTATTTCCAAAAGTTATAAATTAGCAAGTCGTGAATTCCATCCACAGTCGAGCATTGTAAACATTGGTGGAATAAAAATAGGCCGGGGCAATTTTGTTATAATGGCGGGACCATGTGCTGTAGAATCACTGGAACAATTATTGGAATCGGCTAAAATAGCAAAAGCCGGCGGGGCACAATTTCTGCGGGGCGGTGCTTACAAACCCCGTACATCACCATATTCATTTCAAGGTTTAAAAAATGAAGGCCTTAAGTATTTGGCAGAGGCTAGAAATCAAACAGGATTGAAAGTTATAACTGAAGTAACAGAAGTTGAAGCTGTAGAAACTATAAGCAAATATGCAGATATGCTACAGGTAGGCGCCAGGAATATGCAGAACTTTCGTCTATTGAAAGAAGTAGGACAGACAAATATGCCTGTGTTATTAAAAAGGGGATTGTCAGCTACGTTGGAGGAATGGCTTAATGCAGCTGAATATATAATGAAAGAAGGAAATAATAATGTTGTGCTATGTGAGCGGGGAATACGTACATATGAAACATATACGCGCAATACACTGGATATGAGTGCGGTTGCAGCCATAAAGCATTTAAGTCATCTGCCAATAATAGTAGATCCGAGTCATGGCACGGGAAAATGGCGCATGGTGAAACCGATGTCGTTTGCAGCAGTAGCTGCTGGAGCAGATGGATTAATGATAGAAATGCATCCAGATCCGGCTAAGGCTTTATCCGATGGGCAGCAATCACTTACACCGGAAAATTACCTTGAAGTTACGAAGGGCGTCTATAAAATTGCTAATTTTATGAAACAGGAAAAATTAACAATAACCCAATTATGA
- the pheA gene encoding prephenate dehydratase, translating to MLVLGFLGPCGTHSEEAAMYINKVCGGKWQLQPYQNIYETIYAVHEGKIAACLVPIENSIEGTVRITLDTLAHDVDLKINMELVWKIQHQLLAKNNKRDFNKIISHPQALAQCYKYIKKNYPCAKLIEAPSTADAAATAAVNEKTAAIASKRAGKLYRLNIIADNIQDVNNNVTRFVLLNKEQIDYAKGNTGKILLICQIDGAKAGSLCEVLMIFAKYNINMTHIESRPARTKLGNYIFFFEIETDMAGEKYLSEALQKIKQKCLWVKNLGTFSVLK from the coding sequence ATGTTAGTGCTGGGTTTTTTAGGACCGTGCGGAACCCATAGTGAAGAAGCTGCAATGTATATAAATAAAGTGTGTGGGGGAAAATGGCAGCTGCAGCCATACCAAAATATTTATGAAACAATATATGCTGTCCACGAAGGAAAAATTGCTGCTTGTTTGGTTCCTATAGAAAATTCTATAGAAGGAACTGTAAGAATTACATTGGATACACTAGCCCACGATGTTGATTTGAAAATAAATATGGAACTTGTGTGGAAAATACAGCATCAATTATTGGCAAAAAACAATAAGAGAGATTTTAATAAAATAATCTCACACCCACAGGCATTAGCTCAGTGCTATAAGTACATAAAGAAGAATTATCCTTGTGCCAAGCTCATTGAAGCACCTAGTACAGCTGATGCAGCAGCAACGGCAGCAGTCAATGAAAAAACAGCAGCCATTGCTTCTAAAAGAGCTGGAAAATTATATAGGTTAAATATTATTGCTGATAATATCCAAGATGTTAACAATAATGTTACGCGTTTTGTACTTTTAAATAAAGAACAAATAGATTATGCAAAAGGCAATACAGGAAAAATATTATTGATTTGCCAAATAGATGGTGCAAAAGCAGGTAGCCTGTGTGAAGTGCTTATGATATTTGCCAAATATAATATAAACATGACACATATTGAATCAAGACCGGCAAGGACAAAATTAGGAAATTATATATTCTTCTTTGAAATAGAAACAGATATGGCAGGTGAAAAATATTTATCAGAAGCATTACAAAAAATTAAACAGAAATGTTTATGGGTAAAAAATCTAGGAACTTTTTCAGTATTAAAATAG
- a CDS encoding exodeoxyribonuclease III codes for MKFISWNVNGLRACVKKGFLESFAQLDADFFCLQETKMQPEQLALDLPDYKQYWNSAEKKGYSGTAVFSKYEPLNVFYGIGIEEHDKEGRVITLEMPQFYLVTVYTPNSQNELARLPYRMVWEDAFSEYLQSLKQKKPVIVCGDLNVAHNEIDLKNPKTNHKNAGFTDEERRKFSDLLSNGFIDTFRFLYPDKESIYSWWSYLRKSRDRNAGWRIDYFLVSDALKENIKDAYIYNDILGSDHCPVGLVLKNI; via the coding sequence ATGAAATTTATATCATGGAATGTAAATGGATTACGAGCTTGTGTAAAAAAAGGTTTTTTAGAATCATTTGCTCAGCTTGATGCAGATTTCTTTTGTCTGCAGGAAACTAAAATGCAGCCGGAACAATTGGCTTTGGATCTGCCTGATTATAAGCAGTACTGGAATAGTGCCGAAAAAAAAGGCTACTCTGGTACGGCTGTATTTTCTAAATATGAACCATTAAATGTTTTTTATGGCATTGGTATTGAAGAACATGATAAAGAAGGTCGTGTCATAACCTTGGAAATGCCGCAGTTTTATCTGGTTACCGTATATACACCTAATTCACAAAATGAACTAGCTCGTCTTCCTTATCGAATGGTATGGGAAGATGCATTTAGTGAATACTTACAGAGCCTTAAACAAAAAAAGCCTGTTATTGTTTGTGGTGATTTAAATGTTGCCCATAACGAAATAGATTTAAAAAATCCTAAAACAAATCACAAGAATGCCGGATTTACTGACGAGGAAAGAAGGAAATTTAGTGATCTTTTATCAAATGGATTTATAGATACATTTCGTTTTTTATATCCTGATAAGGAAAGTATTTATAGCTGGTGGTCGTATTTGAGAAAATCGCGTGATAGAAATGCCGGATGGCGTATAGATTATTTTCTTGTTTCAGATGCGCTAAAAGAGAATATAAAAGATGCATATATTTATAATGATATACTGGGCAGTGATCATTGCCCAGTTGGGCTGGTATTGAAAAACATATAA
- the rsmA gene encoding 16S rRNA (adenine(1518)-N(6)/adenine(1519)-N(6))-dimethyltransferase RsmA: MQHPIIAKREITQYILKRFGIRMNKKLGQNFLIDEGIIAGIVNTAKITADDVVLEIGPGIGTLTQGVLETGAQVYAVEIDKKLLPVLEHTLEGYDNLEIINADILKTDIKELIGNRSFKVVANLPYYITTPIIMALLEEDLPITQLVTMVQKEVAERMAAVPGSKIYGALSVAVQYYSKPEISFIVPPNSFMPSPEVDSAVIVCDIYKDKPVKPVDKKAFFQVVKAAFGQRRKTLTNSLGLLGLPKDEVRELLAQAQIDGRRRGETLSLQEFKILADILVLKK; this comes from the coding sequence ATGCAGCATCCGATAATTGCTAAAAGGGAAATAACCCAATATATACTAAAACGATTTGGTATTCGCATGAATAAAAAACTAGGGCAAAATTTTCTGATTGATGAGGGAATAATAGCAGGAATAGTCAATACTGCTAAAATAACGGCTGATGATGTAGTATTAGAAATAGGTCCGGGCATCGGTACTTTAACGCAGGGGGTGTTAGAAACAGGTGCTCAGGTTTATGCTGTAGAAATAGATAAAAAATTACTGCCAGTACTGGAACACACTTTAGAAGGATATGATAATTTAGAAATTATTAATGCCGACATATTAAAAACTGATATAAAAGAATTAATTGGCAACAGGTCGTTTAAAGTAGTGGCAAATCTGCCATATTATATAACAACACCAATTATAATGGCACTATTGGAAGAAGATTTGCCGATAACTCAATTGGTGACAATGGTGCAAAAAGAAGTGGCTGAACGGATGGCCGCTGTACCTGGCAGTAAAATATATGGGGCTTTGTCAGTGGCAGTGCAGTATTACAGCAAACCAGAAATTTCTTTCATCGTACCGCCAAATTCTTTTATGCCGTCGCCAGAAGTTGATTCGGCAGTCATTGTATGTGATATCTACAAAGATAAGCCGGTAAAACCTGTCGATAAAAAAGCATTTTTTCAGGTAGTTAAGGCAGCCTTTGGACAGCGTAGAAAAACATTAACTAATTCGTTAGGTCTGCTGGGACTGCCTAAGGATGAAGTGCGTGAATTATTGGCACAAGCGCAGATTGATGGTAGAAGACGAGGTGAAACATTGTCGCTGCAGGAATTTAAAATATTAGCTGATATTTTAGTGTTAAAAAAATAA
- the rnmV gene encoding ribonuclease M5: MIKEVLVVEGKMDVVAVNKAVEADCIITGGFGLQKQTVDNIRHAYKKRGIIIFTDPDTAGEAIRRWLIKRFPKAKHAFISIEEASAHNDIGVEQASPDSIKRALSRVRTPNWQVQNIFTAQDLLREGLSGGTESSHKRAKLGTMLGIGYANAKVFLQRLNTYGIKRDEFENALKILQKEVK, encoded by the coding sequence ATGATAAAAGAAGTTTTAGTTGTAGAAGGGAAAATGGATGTTGTTGCTGTAAATAAAGCAGTAGAAGCTGACTGTATAATTACAGGTGGGTTTGGCCTGCAGAAACAAACTGTTGATAATATTCGGCATGCATATAAAAAAAGAGGTATAATAATATTCACTGATCCTGATACGGCTGGTGAGGCTATCAGACGATGGCTGATAAAGAGGTTTCCTAAGGCTAAACATGCTTTTATTTCTATAGAGGAAGCAAGTGCGCATAATGATATTGGGGTAGAACAGGCTTCACCTGATTCTATAAAAAGAGCACTCAGCAGGGTAAGAACGCCTAACTGGCAGGTGCAGAATATTTTTACTGCACAAGATTTGTTGCGAGAAGGTTTGAGTGGTGGTACCGAATCGTCTCATAAAAGAGCAAAACTAGGGACAATGTTAGGAATAGGTTATGCAAACGCAAAAGTTTTTCTGCAGCGTCTTAATACATATGGTATAAAGCGCGATGAATTTGAAAATGCATTGAAAATATTGCAAAAAGAGGTGAAGTGA
- a CDS encoding G5 domain-containing protein, protein MTVKELLLHHTKFARVLLCTTLIFIMSVVVGFSRISKNVCIVVDGQTKMINTINNDPKDIIRQAGIKIGTADKYVISTKNIKDGTTITIHRAVPVMVQLNNNTQKIKTTAGNVENLLKNLGYNPLNFYTMPAGNAALSPNMLIRLEPLIDKIIFRESQEPFNTVYQNDDSLPKGETKVVQEGANGIARFMVKEYYKGGKKVDEEILQKSMIKNSVPKVIAKGTYSPQTVVNGEIIPAYSSTMYVEATAYLPTDGSGSGYTATGIEAHHGVVAVDPDVIPYGTRLYIPGYGEAVAADTGGFSGRRIDLCMDSYSEAMSWGRRNVKIYILQ, encoded by the coding sequence ATGACTGTAAAAGAACTTTTATTACATCATACTAAATTCGCCAGAGTTTTATTGTGTACGACATTAATTTTTATAATGTCAGTAGTGGTTGGCTTTTCTAGAATAAGTAAAAATGTTTGTATTGTTGTTGATGGTCAGACAAAAATGATTAATACCATAAATAATGACCCGAAAGATATAATTAGGCAGGCCGGAATAAAAATCGGTACAGCTGATAAATATGTAATATCAACAAAAAATATAAAAGATGGAACAACCATAACGATACACAGAGCTGTTCCGGTAATGGTACAGCTTAACAATAACACTCAGAAAATAAAAACGACTGCTGGAAATGTAGAAAATTTATTGAAAAACCTAGGGTATAATCCCTTGAATTTTTATACTATGCCGGCAGGAAATGCAGCATTAAGTCCAAATATGTTAATACGCTTAGAACCATTAATAGATAAAATAATATTTCGTGAGTCGCAAGAACCTTTTAATACTGTTTATCAAAATGATGATAGTTTACCAAAAGGAGAAACCAAGGTAGTTCAAGAGGGTGCGAATGGTATAGCACGTTTTATGGTTAAGGAATATTATAAAGGCGGAAAAAAAGTTGATGAAGAAATCTTACAAAAATCGATGATTAAAAATTCTGTTCCCAAAGTAATAGCAAAGGGAACATATTCACCACAGACTGTTGTTAATGGTGAAATAATTCCGGCATATAGTTCTACTATGTATGTCGAGGCTACGGCATATTTACCGACAGATGGCAGCGGTAGCGGCTATACTGCAACAGGTATTGAGGCTCATCATGGTGTAGTGGCAGTTGATCCAGATGTAATCCCTTACGGGACAAGGCTGTATATACCCGGTTATGGAGAGGCTGTAGCAGCTGATACGGGTGGATTTTCCGGCAGAAGAATTGATTTATGTATGGACTCTTATTCAGAGGCAATGAGCTGGGGCCGTCGTAATGTAAAAATATATATTTTGCAATAG
- a CDS encoding TatD family hydrolase, translating into MLVDTHAHLDDKQYDADRDEVIKRAAADDVKFIINMGADIASSRKALVVADNYDIVYAAVGIHPEEADGMTSKDDYILSELAEGKKILAIGEIGLDYHFRMDNKEKQKNVFVRQLDIARQLHLPVSIHARDAHGDLMQILKKEGRGVRGTIHCYSGSMEMARELFKMGWYIGADGPLTFKNAAKLPEVVQKMPLERLLLETDCPYLAPVPKRGKRNEPAFVKYTAQKVAELRNIAYEEVSRITTANAETLFLER; encoded by the coding sequence ATGCTTGTAGATACACATGCTCATTTAGATGATAAACAATATGATGCAGATAGGGATGAAGTTATAAAACGGGCTGCTGCCGATGATGTAAAATTTATAATAAATATGGGAGCAGACATTGCTTCATCACGGAAAGCATTAGTTGTAGCTGATAATTATGATATTGTTTATGCAGCAGTAGGTATACATCCAGAAGAAGCAGATGGGATGACATCTAAGGACGACTATATTTTATCTGAACTGGCAGAGGGGAAAAAAATACTAGCTATAGGTGAAATAGGACTTGATTATCATTTTAGGATGGATAACAAGGAAAAACAAAAAAATGTTTTTGTGCGTCAGCTGGATATTGCCAGGCAGCTGCATTTACCGGTAAGTATACATGCACGTGATGCCCATGGAGATTTAATGCAGATATTAAAAAAAGAAGGTCGTGGCGTAAGAGGCACAATCCATTGTTATTCCGGTAGTATGGAAATGGCCCGGGAATTATTTAAAATGGGCTGGTATATTGGAGCTGATGGTCCGCTTACCTTTAAAAATGCGGCAAAATTACCAGAGGTAGTGCAAAAAATGCCCTTAGAACGGCTCCTTCTGGAAACGGATTGTCCTTATTTGGCTCCTGTTCCTAAAAGGGGAAAAAGGAATGAGCCGGCATTTGTAAAATATACAGCGCAAAAGGTCGCGGAACTGCGCAATATTGCCTATGAAGAGGTTTCACGAATAACAACGGCAAATGCTGAAACACTTTTTTTAGAAAGATAA
- the metG gene encoding methionine--tRNA ligase, which yields MEKKSFYITTPIYYPSAKLHIGHAYCTTIADAIARYKRLNGYDVFFLTGSDEHGQKIQQKAEEAGISPIEYVDKIVAGFQDLWKRLNISNDDFIRTTQKRHYDVVQEVFRRIYKKGDIYKGEYKGLYCTPCESFWLERQLVNGKCPDCGRPVKEVSEEAYFFKISKYADRLLEYIENNPEFIQPVSRRNEMINFIKQGLDDLCISRTSFSWGIPVPIDTKHVIYVWFDALTNYLTPIGFLDDQEKFKKYWPADLHLVGKEIVRFHTIIWPIILMALDLPLPRKVYGHGWLIVDGDKMSKSKGNVIDPIGLIDEFGADAIRYFLLREINLGQDGNFSRDALIARINSDLANDLGNLLHRTLNMIDKFNDGIIGEKAAVRDVDQNLIAEAEKTIRTYKELMDNMQLSDAIKLVWMFISRSNKYVDETAPWILGKDENRKSELNRVLYDLAESLRIVGILIFPFMPGTAQKIWKQLNIAEKIEDSSLKNLKWGDLPENMKVNKPVQLFPRIEIEEKQNSNKYIQTVKDDDSENVKKITADKDSVGLISIKDFSKVDLRVAEVKAVIPVPKTEKLLQLTVELDGKERTIVSGIAKFYTPEELVGKHVILVANLKPAKLRGILSQGMLLAASKGEKLKIVEVDMPVGSKVK from the coding sequence TTGGAGAAAAAATCATTTTATATAACAACACCTATTTATTATCCTAGTGCCAAATTACATATAGGTCATGCCTATTGTACGACGATTGCGGATGCTATAGCCAGGTATAAAAGGTTGAACGGTTATGATGTATTCTTTTTAACAGGATCTGATGAACATGGTCAAAAAATACAACAAAAAGCAGAAGAAGCGGGAATAAGTCCTATTGAGTATGTAGATAAAATAGTTGCGGGTTTTCAGGATTTATGGAAACGCTTGAATATTTCCAATGATGATTTTATCCGGACAACGCAAAAACGTCATTATGATGTGGTACAGGAAGTATTCCGCCGTATATATAAAAAGGGGGATATCTATAAGGGCGAATATAAGGGCCTTTATTGTACTCCCTGCGAATCATTCTGGCTCGAACGACAGTTAGTAAATGGTAAATGTCCTGACTGCGGACGTCCAGTTAAAGAAGTGAGTGAGGAAGCGTATTTCTTTAAGATATCTAAGTATGCTGACCGTCTGTTGGAATATATTGAAAATAATCCAGAATTTATTCAACCTGTTTCCAGAAGAAATGAAATGATAAATTTTATAAAGCAGGGACTAGATGATTTATGTATATCAAGAACTTCTTTCAGCTGGGGGATACCGGTACCAATTGATACAAAGCATGTCATCTATGTGTGGTTTGATGCGTTAACTAATTATTTGACACCCATAGGATTTTTAGATGACCAGGAAAAATTTAAAAAATACTGGCCGGCTGATCTGCATTTAGTAGGAAAAGAAATAGTTCGTTTCCATACAATAATATGGCCTATTATATTAATGGCACTGGATTTGCCATTGCCGAGAAAAGTTTATGGTCATGGATGGCTTATAGTTGATGGGGATAAAATGAGCAAGTCCAAGGGAAATGTCATTGATCCTATTGGACTTATTGATGAGTTTGGAGCAGATGCAATAAGATATTTCCTGCTGCGGGAAATAAATCTGGGGCAGGATGGTAATTTTTCACGTGATGCATTGATAGCACGGATCAATTCAGACTTGGCAAATGACTTGGGGAATTTGCTGCACCGTACCCTTAACATGATTGATAAATTTAATGATGGTATTATAGGAGAAAAGGCAGCTGTCAGAGATGTTGACCAGAATCTGATTGCTGAAGCAGAAAAAACCATAAGAACTTATAAAGAACTTATGGATAATATGCAGTTGTCTGATGCTATAAAATTAGTATGGATGTTTATCAGCCGTTCTAATAAATATGTTGATGAAACTGCACCGTGGATATTGGGCAAAGATGAAAATAGAAAAAGTGAACTTAATCGTGTTCTTTACGATTTAGCAGAAAGCCTGCGTATTGTAGGTATCTTGATTTTTCCATTTATGCCTGGCACTGCACAGAAAATATGGAAGCAGCTTAATATAGCGGAGAAAATTGAAGACAGCAGTTTGAAGAACCTTAAATGGGGTGATCTGCCAGAAAATATGAAAGTAAATAAACCAGTACAGTTATTTCCACGAATTGAAATAGAAGAAAAACAAAATAGCAATAAATACATACAAACTGTTAAAGATGATGATAGTGAAAATGTAAAAAAGATAACTGCTGACAAAGACAGTGTTGGACTGATATCAATAAAAGATTTTTCTAAAGTTGATTTGCGTGTTGCGGAAGTAAAGGCAGTAATACCAGTGCCTAAAACAGAAAAATTATTACAACTTACGGTTGAACTTGATGGTAAGGAAAGGACGATCGTATCAGGTATTGCCAAGTTTTATACACCTGAAGAACTAGTTGGCAAACATGTGATACTTGTAGCTAATTTAAAACCGGCAAAGTTACGGGGGATTTTATCACAAGGCATGCTCTTAGCTGCCTCTAAAGGTGAAAAATTGAAAATTGTAGAAGTAGATATGCCGGTTGGAAGTAAGGTGAAATAA
- the rsmI gene encoding 16S rRNA (cytidine(1402)-2'-O)-methyltransferase — protein sequence MDTNKEGILYLVGTPIGNLDDITFRAIKILQQVDLIAAEDTRHTRKLLTHFAIHTPLTSYHEHNKFVKGPELLEQLLQGKEIAVVSDAGLPGIADPGSHIAALAIENEIKVFPVPGANAALTALIASGLDTTAFSFIGFLPKKLAKRREIFEKIKYRTDTLIFYETPHRLKKILCEISEALGEQRKIAVCRELTKKFEQFIRGTIKDINEYFIDNEPRGEFVLIIEGNNESCNNKLQDRVEKEIEPIKYILKLIDEGLIKKDAVKKAAKDLNLNRRDLYKCMVEYKGDEKQL from the coding sequence ATGGATACGAATAAAGAAGGAATATTATACTTAGTAGGGACGCCTATAGGAAATTTAGATGACATTACCTTTCGGGCAATAAAAATTTTGCAGCAGGTTGATTTAATAGCCGCTGAAGATACACGGCACACTCGTAAATTATTGACGCATTTTGCTATTCATACACCATTGACAAGTTACCATGAACACAATAAATTTGTAAAGGGACCAGAATTACTGGAACAATTATTACAAGGAAAAGAAATTGCTGTAGTGAGTGATGCCGGACTGCCGGGAATTGCCGATCCCGGCAGTCATATAGCCGCTTTGGCCATTGAAAATGAGATAAAAGTTTTTCCAGTGCCGGGAGCCAATGCAGCCTTGACAGCGCTTATAGCCTCGGGGCTTGATACGACAGCATTTTCTTTTATTGGTTTTTTACCCAAAAAACTGGCAAAAAGAAGAGAGATATTTGAAAAAATAAAATATCGTACGGATACACTTATTTTTTATGAAACACCGCATCGGCTAAAGAAAATACTGTGTGAGATTTCCGAAGCTCTGGGAGAACAAAGAAAGATAGCTGTCTGCCGTGAACTTACAAAAAAATTTGAACAATTTATACGTGGAACAATTAAAGATATTAATGAGTATTTTATTGATAATGAACCGCGAGGAGAATTTGTTCTGATTATAGAAGGAAATAATGAATCCTGTAATAATAAATTACAGGATAGGGTAGAGAAAGAAATAGAACCAATAAAATACATATTAAAACTCATAGATGAAGGTCTAATAAAAAAAGATGCGGTAAAAAAAGCCGCTAAGGATTTAAATTTGAATCGCAGAGATCTTTATAAATGTATGGTTGAATATAAAGGTGATGAAAAGCAGTTATAA
- a CDS encoding GGDEF domain-containing protein, which translates to MDSGRKIINSNRQIVINSIITDISPLKNALERLKIEQNINDILFDLSDEIIFQYDAIKNTAILKLKNKNNSNIHKKFSLLSTKKLERYGIVDESIQKIEHYIIKLKNKLFLHRPIFDFTLHQIYNNKHIWWRVKGIGILNSEHKTVRMIGKLTDITNNVCLEEKSSHDSLTGLYNRDYLINYIKENINIKNDVKNCYYTLVLFDIDHFKTINDLLGHPTGDKALCLIADVLSAKCSCDMIAARIGGDEFAIFVPHIDARDKLKCILVEIIDNIREEGWNNHISLNLSISIGVSSLYSYSKDVSFKKLYKEADIALYKAKNSGRSRYVFYEYDETKTTL; encoded by the coding sequence ATGGATTCTGGACGGAAAATAATAAACAGTAACAGGCAGATAGTAATAAACAGTATAATAACAGATATATCGCCATTAAAAAATGCTTTAGAAAGGTTGAAAATTGAGCAAAATATAAATGATATATTGTTTGATTTATCCGATGAAATAATTTTTCAGTATGATGCTATAAAAAATACGGCTATTTTAAAATTAAAGAATAAAAATAATAGTAATATTCATAAAAAGTTTTCCCTGCTCTCTACTAAAAAGCTGGAGCGATATGGGATAGTTGACGAAAGCATACAGAAAATAGAGCATTATATTATTAAGTTAAAAAATAAACTTTTTTTACATAGGCCGATTTTTGATTTTACTTTGCATCAGATATATAACAACAAACATATTTGGTGGCGGGTAAAAGGGATAGGAATACTTAATTCTGAACATAAAACTGTAAGAATGATAGGTAAATTAACAGATATTACCAATAATGTATGTCTTGAAGAAAAGAGCAGTCATGATTCTCTTACAGGACTTTATAATAGAGATTACCTTATAAATTATATTAAAGAAAATATAAATATAAAAAATGATGTTAAAAATTGCTATTATACGCTGGTTCTTTTTGATATAGATCATTTTAAAACAATAAATGATCTGCTGGGGCATCCTACAGGAGATAAAGCCTTATGTCTTATTGCAGATGTTTTATCAGCTAAATGTTCTTGTGATATGATTGCTGCACGTATCGGTGGTGATGAGTTTGCTATATTTGTTCCGCATATAGATGCACGTGATAAATTGAAATGCATACTAGTAGAAATTATAGATAATATAAGGGAAGAAGGCTGGAATAATCATATTTCGTTGAATTTGAGTATAAGTATTGGTGTGTCTTCTTTGTATAGTTATAGTAAAGACGTGTCTTTTAAGAAATTGTATAAAGAAGCAGATATAGCATTATATAAAGCTAAAAATAGTGGTAGGAGCCGCTATGTATTTTATGAATATGATGAAACCAAAACCACTTTGTAA